One window of Brachionichthys hirsutus isolate HB-005 chromosome 21, CSIRO-AGI_Bhir_v1, whole genome shotgun sequence genomic DNA carries:
- the csf3a gene encoding colony stimulating factor 3 (granulocyte) a, producing MASSARSAPATQRSALVEDPDFTDIVQISGSLTAKILLSIPDAHNSSIPSKALQLNSPENAKLVQMALTIGVRSAPRLSAVSENVSLEACLATMSEGLQLHQALLKAVSPHLQKRDKIEDLQADVRDLIIQINKMLKMVRGETPVQPTPTPVALNLPGNYEVQVAAHMTLVQLQAFGQDTVRCLRTLVRNNEEETER from the exons ATGGCCTCGTCCGCCCGCAGCGCGCCTGCGACGCAGAGAAGCGCACTTGTTGAGGATCCGGACTTCACGGATATCGTGCAGATTAGCGGCAGTTTAACGGCGAAGATCCTGCTCTCCATTCCCGACGCGCACAACTCATCCATTCCCTCAAAG GCCCTGCAGCTCAACTCCCCAGAAAATGCCAAACTTGTGCAGATGGCGCTCACTATCGGTGTCCGCTCGGCTCCTCGGCTCAGCGCCGTGTCCGAAAACGTCTCTTTG GAGGCCTGTTTGGCAACCATGTCTGAGGGTCTTCAGCTGCACCAGGCCTTACTGAAAGCCGTCTCGCCTCACCTGCAAAAACGAGACAAAATAGAGGATCTACAGGCAGACGTCAGAGATCTGATCATTCAGATCAATAAG ATGCTGAAAATGGTCCGAGGAGAGACTCCGGTTCAACCAACACCGACCCCGGTGGCCTTGAATCTACCAGGGAACTACGAGGTTCAGGTAGCAGCTCACATGACTCTGGTCCAGCTCCAGGCCTTCGGGCAGGACACGGTCCGCTGCCTCAGAACCCTGGTCCGGAACAATGAGGAGGAGACCGAGAGATGA
- the kcnj12a gene encoding ATP-sensitive inward rectifier potassium channel 12, translated as MSVGRINRYSIVSSEEEGLRLTTMHGMNGFGNGKIHTRRKCRNRFVKKNGQCNVQFANMEDKSQRYLADIFTTCVDIRWRWMLVVFTLVFVISWLAFGLAFWIIALLHGDLDNPAGDDNFTPCVLQVNGFVAAFLFSIETQSTIGYGYRCVTEECPVAVFMVVFQSIVGCIIDCFMIGAIMAKMARPKKRAETLLFSHNAVIAMRDGKLCLMWRVGNLRKSHIVEAHVRAQLIKPRITNEGEYIPLDQIDINVGFDKGLDRIFLVSPITILHEIDEQSPLFGIGKQDLETADFEIVVILEGMVEATAMTTQARSSYLASEVFWGHHFEPVLFEEKNLYKVDYSHFHKTYEVPSTPRCSAKDMVENKFLVPSSNSFCYENELAFLSREDEEQEVSGGSRVLANLSPDRNSRHEFERLQATRTLDQRSYRRESEI; from the coding sequence ATGAGCGTGGGAAGGATCAACCGCTACAGCATTGTGTCGTCAGAGGAAGAGGGCCTGCGCCTCACTACCATGCATGGCATGAATGGTTTTGGCAACGGCAAGATCCACACACGTCGCAAGTGTCGCAACCGCTTTGTCAAGAAGAACGGCCAGTGCAATGTGCAGTTTGCCAACATGGAAGACAAGTCACAACGGTACCTGGCCGACATATTCACCACGTGTGTTGATATTCGCTGGAGATGGATGCTGGTTGTGTTCACTCTTGTGTTTGTCATCTCGTGGCTAGCTTTCGGCTTAGCCTTTTGGATCATTGCCTTGCTGCACGGGGATCTGGATAACCCGGCTGGAGATGACAACTTTACTCCATGTGTCCTGCAAGTCAATGGATTTGTCGCCGCTTTTCTATTCTCCATTGAAACGCAGTCTACCATAGGTTACGGCTACCGCTGCGTGACTGAGGAGTGCCCAGTGGCTGTCTTCATGGTGGTCTTCCAGTCCATTGTGGGCTGCATCATTGACTGCTTTATGATTGGCGCTATCATGGCTAAGATGGCAAGGCCTAAGAAGCGCGCAGAGACACTGTTGTTCAGCCACAACGCTGTCATTGCCATGCGGGACGGAAAGCTGTGTCTCATGTGGAGAGTAGGGAACCTTCGCAAGAGTCACATTGTAGAAGCCCATGTCAGAGCACAGCTCATCAAACCTCGGATCACTAATGAGGGGGAATATATTCCACTAGACCAGATAGACATAAACGTGGGCTTCGATAAAGGCTTGGACAGGATTTTCTTGGTTTCACCCATCACTATTCTCCACGAAATAGATGAGCAGAGCCCCCTTTTCGGGATCGGCAAACAGGACTTAGAGACCGCAGACTTTGAGATTGTTGTCATCTTGGAGGGAATGGTCGAAGCGACCGCTATGACCACGCAGGCTCGCAGCTCCTATTTGGCTTCCGAGGTCTTTTGGGGCCACCACTTTGAGCCAGTCTTGTTTGAGGAGAAGAACCTGTATAAGGTGGATTACTCTCACTTTCACAAAACCTACGAGGTACCGTCAACGCCCCGCTGCAGTGCCAAGGACATGGTGGAGAACAAGTTCCTAGTGCCCAGCTCTAACTCCTTCTGTTATGAAAATGAGCTGGCCTTCCTGAGccgtgaggatgaggagcaggaagtgagtGGTGGAAGTAGGGTGCTGGCAAACCTTAGTCCGGACCGGAACAGCCGACATGAGTTTGAGCGCTTGCAGGCCACCAGGACGCTGGATCAGAGGTCATATCGTAGAGAGTCAGAAATATGA
- the med24 gene encoding mediator of RNA polymerase II transcription subunit 24, translated as MKVVNLKQAILQAWKERSSDYQFAVNLKKNFPKGATWDYLNLSEALMEQAMIGPSPNPLILSYLKYAIYSQMVSYSSVLTAISRFDDFSRELCVKSLLEIMDMFSHRLSCYGKAEECIGLCRALLGVVVWMLQGCAWYCERLEELGPSTSIEASLRAFQERLYNLMNSSKNRALVHIARLEDQGSWSNVEQSVVNVTEGLANVPNQTLRNKLEESISLIRGIPSMLSVKCDPLQHASFPSVHAFIMLEGTMNLTGEIQPLVEQLIMIKRMQRIPASLFVLEIWKACFTGLIESPEGTEELKWTAFTFLKIPQVLSRLMKYPYGDKGKDFTEEVNIAFQYLLKLAPLLDKADQRCNCDCLGMILQECNKLKLLSDSDTACLASKRTDDREFAPRLKTAENANIQPNPGLILRAEPTVTNILKTVDADHSKSPDGLLGVLGHMLSGKSLDLLLAAAAATGKLKSFARKFIKLNEFPKHISGDGSKSASIRALLFDISFLMLCHVVQTYGSEVILSDPSPSGETPFFETWLQTCMPEDGKTLNPDHHCFRPEPGKVESLVSLLNNSSEMKLFQVKWHEICLSTPAAILEVLNAWENGVLSVEAVQKITDNIKGKVCSMAICAVAWLVAHVRMLGRDEREKPQTMIRQLVTPLQAENTLQFYNERVIIMSSIMEHMCADVFQQTAATLRPPVEGQEPIPYRNLLPANDPVHVALSKQFQTVLRKGWVDSRALHLFESLLNMGGVFWFTNNLVKELLKETRQEWANRVVELLYSIFCLDTQQITLTLLGTILPDLLTDSANWHSLTDPPGKALAKLCVWCALSSFSSHYKGSYSARQRQRQREDIEDYNNLFPLDDTQPSKLMRLLSSNEDEPVALSSPGDRSMSSSLSASQLHTVNMRDPLNRVLANLFLLISSIVGSKVAGPHTQFVQSFMEECVECLEQGSCGSILQFMPFTMVSELVKLPALAKPRVVLAITDLTLPLGRRVAAKAIAAL; from the exons ATGAAGGTAGTCAATTTAAAACAAGCCATCCTGCAGGCATGGAAGGAACGCTCGAGTGACTATCAGTTTGCAGTAAACCTCAAGAAGAACTTCCCAAAGGGAGCAACCTGGGACTACCTCAACCTCTCAG AAGCCCTGATGGAGCAGGCGATGATTGGTCCCTCTCCAAACCCGCTTATTTTGTCCTACCTAAAATATGCTATATATTCCCAG ATGGTGTCTTATTCCAGTGTCCTTACTGCCATCAGCAGG TTTGATGATTTTTCTCGGGAGCTGTGTGTCAAATCGCTTCTGGAAATAATGGACATGTTTTCCCATCGTCTAAG CTGTTACGGGAAAGCAGAGGAGTGCATTGGGCTGTGTCGAGCTCTGCTTGGAGTGGTTGTGTGGATGCTTCAGGGCTGTGCCTGGTACTGTGAGAGGCTGGAAGAACTGGGTCCTTCGACCAGCATAGAGGCCAGTCTGAGAGCGTTCCAGGAGCGGCTTTACAATTTAATGAACAGCAGCAAGAACAGAGCTCTGGTCCACATTGCTCGGCTGGAGGATCAAG gatCCTGGAGCAATGTGGAGCAGTCAGTGGTGAACGTGACAGAAGGCCTTGCCAATGTACCTAACCAGACGCTGAGAAATAAGCTGGAGGAGAGCATATCACTAATAAGAGG TATCCCCTCGATGCTCTCTGTGAAGTGTGATCCTCTCCAACACGCCTCTTTCCCATCAGTCCATGCCTTCATCATGCTGGAAGGGACCATGAATCTGACGGGGGAAATCCAGCCGCTGGTGGAGCAGCTGATAATGATCAAGCGAATGCAG CGAATCCCGGCTTCACTTTTTGTCCTGGAGATCTGGAAGGCCTGCTTCACTGGCCTCATTGAGTCACCAGAGGGCACCGAGGAGCTCAAATGGACCGCCTTCACGTTCCTGAAA ATTCCACAAGTCCTGTCCCGACTGATGAAATATCCTTATGGTGATAAAGGAAAG GACTTCACGGAGGAGGTGAATATTGCATTTCAGTACCTACTCAAGCTCGCCCCTCTGCTGGACAAAGCAGATCAGAGATGCAA TTGCGACTGCCTCGGCATGATCCTGCAGGAGTGCAACAAGCTTAAACTGCTGTCAGACTCGGACACAGCCTGCCTCGCTTCCAAACG GACCGATGACAGGGAGTTCGCCCCGAGgctaaaaacagcagaaaatgcTAACATCCAGCCCAACCCAGGTCTCATCCTGAGAGCAGAGCCCACCGTCACTAATATCCTCAAG ACGGTAGATGCAGATCACTCCAAATCCCCCGACGGACTTCTGGGCGTCCTGGGACACATGTTGTCGGGGAAGAGCTTGGATCTGCTCTTGGCAGCGGCAGCCGCCACGGGGAAACTCAAATCCTTCGCCCGCAAGTTTATTAA GCTGAACGAGTTTCCCAAACACATCAGCGGGGACGGAT cCAAGTCGGCATCAATTCGGGCCCTGCTCTTCGACATATCCTTCCTCATGCTCTGCCACGTGGTGCAGACGTACGGTTCTGAG GTGATCCTGTCTGACCCGAGCCCTTCAGGGGAAACGCCCTTCTTTGAGACGTGGCTGCAGACGTGTATGCCTGAGGACGGCAAGACTCTGAACCCAGACCACCACTGCTTCAGGCCAGAGCCTGGAAAGGTGGAGAGCCTGGTCAGCCTGCTGAATAACTCCTCCGAGATGAAACTATT TCAGGTGAAATGGCATGAAATCTGCCTCAGCACGCCAGCGGCCATCTTGGAAGTTCTGAATGCGTGGGAAAACGGTGTTCTCTCTGTGGAAGCGGTTCAG AAGATCACTGACAACATCAAAGGGAAAGTGTGCAGTATGGCAATCTGTGCCGTCGCCTGGCTGGTGGCCCACGTCAGGATGCTGGGGAGGGACGAGAGGGAGAAGCCCCAGACGATGATCCGGCAGCTTGTGACTCCCCTGCAGGCCGAGAACACGCTGCAGTTTTACAATGAACG CGTCATCATCATGAGTTCCATCATGGAGCACATGTGTGCCGATGTCTTCCAACAAACGGCCGCGACCCTCCGCCCTCCGGTGGAGGGCCAGGAGCCGATCCCCTATCGAAACCTGCTGCCGGCCAACGATCCCGTCCACGTGGCCCTCAGCAAGCAGTTCCAGACGGTGCTGCGCAAAGGCTGGGTGGACAGCAGGGCGCTGCATCTGTTCGAGAGTCTTCTCAACATGGGAGGGGTCTTCTGGTTCACCAACAATTTGGTCAAG GAGTTGCTGAAGGAGACTCGACAGGAGTGGGCCAATCGGGTGGTGGAGTTGCTCTACAGTATCTTCTGTCTGGACACTCAGCAGATCACCCTCACCCTCCTGGGTACCATACTGCCTGACCTTCTGACAGACTCCGCCAATTGGCACAGCCTGACGGACCCGCCTGGGAAAGCGCTGGCCAA gttgtgtgtgtggtgcgcgCTCAGCTCTTTCTCCTCTCACTACAAAGGCTCGTACTCAGCCCGGCAGCGCCAACGGCAGCGAGAGGACATCGAG GACTACAACAACCTCTTTCCTTTGGATGACACTCAGCCCTCTAAACTCATGCGACTCCTCAGCTCCAATGAGGACGAGCCTGTAGCCCTTTCCAGTCCAG GAGACCGGTCGATGAGCAGctccctctctgcctcccaGCTGCACACCGTCAACATGAGGGACCCTCTCAACCGAGTCCTGG ccaACCTTTTCCTCCTCATCTCATCCATCGTGGGCTCCAAGGTGGCCGGACCTCACACCCAGTTTGTGCAGAGTTTTATGGAGGAGTGCGTTGAGTGCCTGGAGCAGGGAAGCTGTGGAAGCATCCTGCAGTTCATGCCCTTCACAATG GTTTCTGAACTGGTCAAACTTCCTGCTCTGGCTAAACCGAGAGTCGTCCTGGCCATCACTGACCTGACGCTGCCGCTGGGTCGGAGAGTCGCTGCCAAAGCCATCGCTGCCTTATGA
- the lrrc3ca gene encoding leucine-rich repeat-containing protein 3B, with protein sequence MMSLPADWLLRHSVVMCLLLHSLVLMTFCFHHAATSCSKSCYCSENGSGEKTVRCSNLKLTEIPPDIPNDTRHVYLDFNLLTRVPTNAFTGLPNLVELDLSHNALTRLEPGAFRGLGFSLQFLDLSSNKLVKFNPEAFEGLRARANLTNNPWHCDCNLQMALPQVDLEPASLTGIVCQTSDPKDTGVQGLAFLLAPDIDLCVVMKRTTDVAMLVVMFGWFTMVISYLVYYVRANQEDARRHLEYLKSLPRGQVKSEESSTISTVV encoded by the coding sequence ATGATGTCCCTACCTGCAGACTGGCTGCTGCGCCACTCAGTGGTCATGTGCTTGCTGCTTCACAGCCTGGTGCTGATGACCTTCTGCTTCCACCATGCTGCGACCAGCTGCTCTAAGAGCTGCTACTGCTCTGAGAATGGCAGTGGCGAAAAGACGGTTCGCTGCAGCAATCTTAAGCTCACTGAGATCCCCCCAGATATCCCTAACGACACGCGGCACGTCTACTTGGACTTCAACCTCTTGACCAGAGTCCCAACAAATGCTTTCACAGGTTTGCCCAATCTGGTTGAGCTGGATCTATCTCATAATGCCTTAACGCGGTTAGAACCGGGCGCATTCAGAGGCCTGGGCTTCTCACTACAGTTCTTAGACCTTTCCTCCAACAAGTTGGTAAAGTTTAACCCTGAGGCCTTTGAAGGCCTGCGGGCTCGCGCCAACCTAACGAACAATCCATGGCATTGTGACTGCAACCTGCAGATGGCGCTGCCCCAGGTGGACCTGGAACCTGCGTCGCTGACGGGCATCGTGTGCCAGACCTCGGATCCCAAAGACACAGGAGTTCAAGGACTTGCCTTTTTGTTGGCACCAGACATCGACCTGTGCGtggtgatgaagaggactaCAGACGTGGCCATGCTGGTGGTCATGTTCGGCTGGTTCACCATGGTCATCTCCTACCTGGTTTACTACGTCAGGGCCAATCAGGAGGATGCCCGCAGGCACCTGGAGTATCTCAAGTCTTTGCCGAGGGGACAGGTCAAGTCAGAGGAGTCTTCCACAATTAGTACTGTAGTATAG